A region from the Lytechinus variegatus isolate NC3 chromosome 6, Lvar_3.0, whole genome shotgun sequence genome encodes:
- the LOC121416941 gene encoding uncharacterized protein PB18E9.04c-like isoform X1 yields the protein MCKCCKCCSFDSLGCRLRTLKAFGAILFVFGTLFALAGIAIGFLSDLYFNVISLPDVFPEYILYSYLVVSTGVVAVGTGVVAIYIAKTMTDDDWSTRGLGVLALLTIVCSLASVGVPAWPLYENGYFFGIPPQTSTNMTPSTDMTTPLAVTTVPMTTVPITTTPLAVTTVPMTTVETDTTTNATVTNGTADNSTASGGVNMTSPNVTAENMTTPNVTAPNVTSPNATAPNVTSPNVTSSNMTSDNSSSSGMMTTPEVTSGTVMDTTGNSTVLPTTREPIDFDEWLLLMAPFGIVSLFAFIFILLSLFICCIACCCPERSEIVDDMELYKT from the exons ATGTGCAAGTGCTGCAAATGCTGCAGCTTCGATTCGCTAGGATGCAGACTTCGGACCCTCAAGGCCTTTGGCGCCATCCTCTTCGTCTTTGGGACGTTGTTCGCCCTTGCCGGAATCGCCATCGGGTTTCTCTCCGACCTATACTTCAACGTCATCTCTCTACCCGATGTCTTCCCTGAATACATCCTCTATTCTTACCTGGTGGTGTCTACAGGGGTGGTG gCAGTGGGTACCGGAGTCGTTGCTATATACATCGCCAAGACAATGACTGACGATGACTGG AGTACTCGCGGCCTGGGTGTCTTGGCACTTCTCACCATCGTGTGCTCATTGGCTAGCGTTGGAGTCCCAGCATGGCCACTCTACGAAAACGGCTATTTCTTTGGCATTCCACCGCAGACATCGACAAATATGACGCCCTCTACGGACATGACAACTCCATTGGCTGTGACAACGGTACCGATGACTACGGTACCGATTACTACAACTCCATTGGCTGTGACAACGGTACCGATGACTACTGTCGAAACTGACACGACGACCAATGCGACCGTCACAAATGGGACTGCAGATAACTCGACAGCATCAGGTGGTGTCAACATGACGTCACCCAATGTGACGGCAGAAAATATGACGACACCGAATGTGACGGCGCCAAATGTGACGTCGCCAAATGCGACGGCGCCAAATGTGACGTCACCAAATGTGACTTCCTCAAATATGACATCAGACAATAGCAGTTCATCAGGGATGATGACAACACCGGAAGTTACGTCAGGAACTGTGATGGATACCACGGGAAATTCAACCGTTCTTCCAACCACTCGGGAACCGATTGACTTTGACGAGTGGTTATTGTTGATGGCTCCCTTTGGGATAGTTAGTCTCTTCGCCTTTATATTTATTCTTCTCAGTCTATTCATATGCTGTATAGCCTGCTGTTGTCCGGAGCGATCGGAG ATCGTGGATGACATGGAATTGTATAAGACTTAG
- the LOC121416941 gene encoding uncharacterized protein LOC121416941 isoform X2 — protein sequence MCKCCKCCSFDSLGCRLRTLKAFGAILFVFGTLFALAGIAIGFLSDLYFNVISLPDVFPEYILYSYLVVSTGVVAVGTGVVAIYIAKTMTDDDWSTRGLGVLALLTIVCSLASVGVPAWPLYENGYFFGIPPQTSTNMTPSTDMTTPLAVTTVPMTTVETDTTTNATVTNGTADNSTASGGVNMTSPNVTAENMTTPNVTAPNVTSPNATAPNVTSPNVTSSNMTSDNSSSSGMMTTPEVTSGTVMDTTGNSTVLPTTREPIDFDEWLLLMAPFGIVSLFAFIFILLSLFICCIACCCPERSEIVDDMELYKT from the exons ATGTGCAAGTGCTGCAAATGCTGCAGCTTCGATTCGCTAGGATGCAGACTTCGGACCCTCAAGGCCTTTGGCGCCATCCTCTTCGTCTTTGGGACGTTGTTCGCCCTTGCCGGAATCGCCATCGGGTTTCTCTCCGACCTATACTTCAACGTCATCTCTCTACCCGATGTCTTCCCTGAATACATCCTCTATTCTTACCTGGTGGTGTCTACAGGGGTGGTG gCAGTGGGTACCGGAGTCGTTGCTATATACATCGCCAAGACAATGACTGACGATGACTGG AGTACTCGCGGCCTGGGTGTCTTGGCACTTCTCACCATCGTGTGCTCATTGGCTAGCGTTGGAGTCCCAGCATGGCCACTCTACGAAAACGGCTATTTCTTTGGCATTCCACCGCAGACATCGACAAATATGACGCCCTCTACGGACATGACAACTCCATTGGCTGTGACAACGGTACCGATGACTACG GTCGAAACTGACACGACGACCAATGCGACCGTCACAAATGGGACTGCAGATAACTCGACAGCATCAGGTGGTGTCAACATGACGTCACCCAATGTGACGGCAGAAAATATGACGACACCGAATGTGACGGCGCCAAATGTGACGTCGCCAAATGCGACGGCGCCAAATGTGACGTCACCAAATGTGACTTCCTCAAATATGACATCAGACAATAGCAGTTCATCAGGGATGATGACAACACCGGAAGTTACGTCAGGAACTGTGATGGATACCACGGGAAATTCAACCGTTCTTCCAACCACTCGGGAACCGATTGACTTTGACGAGTGGTTATTGTTGATGGCTCCCTTTGGGATAGTTAGTCTCTTCGCCTTTATATTTATTCTTCTCAGTCTATTCATATGCTGTATAGCCTGCTGTTGTCCGGAGCGATCGGAG ATCGTGGATGACATGGAATTGTATAAGACTTAG